Proteins from a genomic interval of Coccinella septempunctata chromosome 2, icCocSept1.1, whole genome shotgun sequence:
- the LOC123307617 gene encoding allergen Tha p 1-like: protein MNVLNLPVVWTLVFASLFCLMECQLGGNTYVDKQLLCALDKGPCDRLGRQVKDSLPEIIGNQCQNCTPQQLANARRIAAYVQSKYPYVWNELVDKYGRKQR, encoded by the exons ATGAATGTGCTTAACTTACCTGTCGTCTGGACGTTGGTATTTGCGTCCCTTTTCTGTTTGATGGAATGCCAATTGGGCGGAAATACCTATGTGGATAAACAACTGTTATGTGCATTGGACAAGGGACCGTGCGACAGGTTGGGTAGACAAGTGAAAG atTCCCTACCTGAGATAATTGGTAATCAGTGTCAGAATTGCACCCCTCAACAACTGGCAAATGCTCGAAGAATTGCTGCCTATGTACAATCAAAATACCCGTATGTTTGGAACGAGTTGGTCGACAAGTATGGAAGGAAACAGCGATAA